The proteins below are encoded in one region of Clostridium estertheticum:
- the yjeM gene encoding glutamate/gamma-aminobutyrate family transporter YjeM: protein MSEKSKNIKHLTLVPLVLMIFTSVYGFNNIPRSFYKMGYAAIPWYILSGITFFIPFAFMMAEFGAAFKDEKGGIYSWMAKSVGAKFAFMGTFMWYASYVIWMVNVASTVWVPISNAIFGTDTTKTWGLFGLTGPRFLGILGICWIIFVTIISTKGLDKIKKVTSLGGTAVALLNIVLFIGAILVLVGNHGHLAQPITGISSFIDSPNPKFVGNILQSFAFVVFAIFAYGGIEVVGGLVDETENAEKNFPKGVVISAVIISIGYSLGIFLVGIFTNWSTVMTGDNVNLANAGYVVMNNLGYSLGNAYGATQATSIAIGHGVARFVGLSMFLALSGAFFTLMFSPLKQLIEGTPPKLWPGKMAEMKNGMPQNAMWIQAIIVCVMIFLVSVVGGDSMKKFIEILVSMTNVAMTLPYMFIAFAFAPFKKNKAIVKPFEIFKTNTSALIWTIVVMFTVGFANFFSIIQPALEGDLPTTLWSVGGPIFFAVVAFIIYWNYERKYLKTL, encoded by the coding sequence ATGTCAGAAAAATCAAAAAATATTAAGCATTTAACATTGGTACCATTGGTATTAATGATTTTTACTTCGGTTTACGGATTTAATAACATTCCAAGATCATTTTATAAAATGGGTTATGCTGCTATCCCTTGGTACATCTTGTCAGGAATAACATTTTTTATACCTTTTGCTTTCATGATGGCTGAGTTTGGTGCGGCTTTTAAGGATGAAAAGGGTGGAATTTATTCATGGATGGCAAAGTCCGTAGGAGCTAAATTTGCTTTTATGGGAACGTTTATGTGGTATGCATCTTATGTAATCTGGATGGTTAATGTTGCGTCAACAGTTTGGGTTCCAATATCAAATGCGATATTTGGTACAGATACAACAAAAACTTGGGGTTTATTTGGATTAACGGGCCCAAGATTTCTAGGAATACTGGGAATATGTTGGATAATATTTGTTACAATTATATCAACTAAGGGATTAGATAAAATAAAAAAGGTAACTTCACTTGGAGGTACTGCAGTAGCATTATTAAATATAGTTTTATTTATTGGAGCTATATTAGTCCTTGTAGGAAATCATGGTCACTTAGCTCAGCCAATAACTGGGATTAGCTCATTCATAGATTCACCAAATCCTAAATTTGTTGGGAATATACTTCAATCATTTGCATTCGTAGTATTTGCTATATTTGCTTATGGTGGTATCGAAGTTGTTGGAGGACTAGTTGATGAAACAGAAAATGCTGAAAAAAACTTTCCTAAAGGTGTTGTTATTTCAGCAGTTATCATCTCAATTGGCTACTCACTTGGAATATTCCTTGTTGGTATATTTACTAACTGGTCTACTGTTATGACTGGCGATAACGTTAACTTAGCTAATGCTGGTTATGTAGTAATGAACAACCTAGGATATTCTCTTGGTAATGCATACGGTGCAACCCAAGCTACTTCAATAGCAATTGGACATGGTGTAGCTAGATTCGTTGGACTTTCAATGTTCTTAGCTTTATCTGGTGCTTTCTTTACACTAATGTTCTCACCATTAAAACAATTAATTGAAGGTACGCCACCTAAATTATGGCCTGGGAAAATGGCAGAAATGAAAAACGGAATGCCTCAAAATGCAATGTGGATTCAAGCTATAATAGTTTGTGTTATGATTTTCCTTGTTTCTGTTGTTGGTGGAGATTCTATGAAAAAGTTCATTGAAATATTAGTTTCAATGACTAACGTAGCTATGACTCTTCCATACATGTTTATAGCGTTTGCTTTTGCACCATTTAAGAAAAACAAAGCTATTGTTAAACCTTTTGAAATATTTAAAACTAATACAAGTGCTTTAATATGGACAATAGTAGTTATGTTCACTGTTGGATTTGCAAATTTCTTTTCAATAATACAACCAGCGCTCGAAGGAGACTTACCAACAACCCTTTGGAGTGTAGGTGGCCCAATATTTTTTGCTGTAGTTGCATTTATAATCTATTGGAACTATGAAAGAAAATATCTAAAAACCTTATAA
- a CDS encoding MarR family winged helix-turn-helix transcriptional regulator yields the protein MKEDIMHLLKLNNQILRSTQVHLDKMLKEYHLSSGSYPYLLMLRGNEGISQNKISEEVGCDKAMSARTITKLIDLGYIVRNKDEDDSRAYKLYLTQKAKVIIPKVLYKIHKLVELITKDLNEEEKRTTINSLSKVLNSVKKLKIQG from the coding sequence TTGAAAGAAGACATAATGCATTTGCTAAAACTTAATAATCAAATTTTAAGAAGTACACAAGTTCATTTGGATAAGATGCTAAAAGAATATCATTTAAGCAGTGGTTCATATCCTTATTTACTAATGTTAAGGGGAAATGAAGGTATTAGCCAAAATAAAATAAGCGAGGAAGTAGGGTGTGATAAGGCAATGTCAGCTAGAACCATAACAAAACTAATTGATCTTGGATACATAGTTAGAAATAAAGATGAAGATGATTCTAGAGCCTATAAGTTATATTTAACGCAGAAAGCTAAGGTCATAATCCCAAAAGTACTTTATAAAATACATAAACTAGTAGAATTAATAACAAAAGATTTAAATGAGGAGGAGAAGAGAACTACCATAAACTCATTGAGTAAGGTTCTAAATAGTGTGAAAAAATTAAAAATACAAGGATAA
- a CDS encoding sugar O-acetyltransferase — translation MCEKQKMLNGEIYNAYDKDLILLRNKARHLTKLYNNTEPEDVTDRINILKKLFGKIGDNFEIEPPFNCDYGTNIHIGETFYANFNFLVLDDGLVTIGDNVLIAPNVSIFTATHLLDPKWRPKNADYTKAVTIGNNVWIGGGCIINPGITIGDNSVIGSGSVVTKDIPANVVAVGNPCKILKKID, via the coding sequence ATGTGTGAAAAACAAAAGATGCTAAATGGTGAAATCTATAACGCATATGATAAAGATTTAATCCTTTTAAGAAATAAAGCAAGACATCTTACAAAATTATACAATAATACTGAACCAGAAGATGTTACTGATAGAATAAATATTCTAAAAAAACTATTTGGGAAAATAGGTGATAATTTTGAAATAGAGCCTCCTTTCAATTGTGATTACGGAACTAATATTCACATTGGAGAAACCTTCTATGCCAATTTTAATTTTTTAGTTTTAGATGACGGACTTGTAACAATAGGAGACAATGTATTAATTGCTCCTAATGTAAGTATATTTACTGCAACTCACCTTCTTGATCCTAAGTGGAGGCCTAAAAATGCCGATTATACAAAAGCCGTAACTATAGGGAACAATGTATGGATTGGCGGTGGATGTATAATAAATCCAGGTATAACTATTGGTGATAATAGTGTAATAGGTTCTGGTAGCGTTGTTACAAAGGATATCCCAGCTAATGTTGTCGCTGTAGGAAACCCTTGTAAAATACTAAAAAAAATCGATTAG
- the ybaK gene encoding Cys-tRNA(Pro) deacylase: MIKTNVMRILDKMNIEYNVMTYEVKDDKVDGISVAKKIGRDEKYLYKTIVTHANSKEIYVIVIPVRQEIDFKKVARVTNEKNIEMLDLKDLQKCTGYIRGGCSPIGMKKKYKTFIDKGALEIDKIIVSAGKIGFQIEIDPNLLKDIVDGEFADLIK, encoded by the coding sequence ATGATAAAAACAAATGTTATGCGTATTTTAGATAAAATGAATATAGAATATAATGTTATGACCTATGAGGTTAAGGATGATAAGGTAGATGGGATATCTGTGGCAAAGAAGATAGGTAGAGATGAAAAATATCTATATAAAACCATAGTTACACATGCAAATTCTAAAGAAATTTATGTTATTGTGATTCCTGTCAGACAAGAAATAGATTTTAAAAAAGTAGCTAGAGTAACTAATGAAAAGAACATAGAAATGTTAGACCTTAAAGATCTACAAAAGTGTACAGGATATATTAGAGGTGGGTGTTCTCCCATAGGTATGAAAAAAAAGTATAAAACGTTTATTGACAAAGGAGCACTTGAAATAGATAAGATAATTGTAAGTGCTGGAAAAATAGGATTTCAAATAGAGATAGATCCGAATTTATTAAAGGATATTGTAGATGGTGAGTTTGCTGATTTAATAAAGTAA
- a CDS encoding zinc-ribbon domain-containing protein — MEDKNLICKDCGKEFVFTEGEQAFYKEKGFENEPQRCVDCRRARKQQNNNSSFGR; from the coding sequence ATGGAAGACAAAAACTTAATTTGTAAAGACTGTGGAAAAGAATTCGTATTCACTGAGGGCGAACAAGCTTTCTACAAAGAAAAAGGATTCGAAAATGAACCACAAAGATGTGTTGATTGCAGAAGAGCAAGAAAACAACAAAATAATAACTCATCTTTCGGAAGATAG
- a CDS encoding MFS transporter translates to MNSANDSNYKNRWAILFIVVMVTFMCTLDSSIVNVALPVMAKALHVTSAGIQLVVTSYLIVISAAILVFGKLGDMLGKTKVFKFGIALFTMGSLFCGITSSLTVLVLARVVQAIGAAATMANSQGIITGVFPANERGRALGITGTFVALGAMVGPGLGGFIVDATSWEYIFLINIPIGVITLFYGLKILPKANKTEKGKLDGYGALLFAFTIIPLFIALGKGQEIGFTHPIILIGFLISIVSFILFIFVEKRRKNPLLELKIFENKLFSLSIFCGFISFMAMFCSVIIQPFYLQDVLKYSPAFTGLVLMVSPLVLSVVAPISGHLSDKIGSEILTFIGLAINSVGLLLMSTLNEQTSLMSMVFYIVVMTIGNGLFQSPNNSLIMSTVPKDKLGIAGSINGLVRNLGMVCGIALSTALLYNRMSFKIGHRVTNYIVGRNDAFIYGMRIVYITAAIICFIGAVLTFSRLYTSKSKSPDMIKN, encoded by the coding sequence ATGAATTCAGCGAATGATAGTAATTATAAAAATAGATGGGCAATTTTATTTATAGTTGTAATGGTAACTTTTATGTGCACTTTAGATAGTAGTATTGTAAACGTAGCTTTACCTGTAATGGCTAAAGCGCTTCATGTAACATCAGCAGGTATTCAATTGGTAGTAACAAGTTACTTAATTGTTATCTCAGCAGCTATATTAGTTTTTGGTAAATTAGGGGATATGCTTGGTAAAACAAAGGTATTCAAGTTTGGAATAGCTTTATTTACCATGGGGTCTTTATTTTGTGGAATAACAAGTTCTCTTACGGTTTTGGTTTTAGCGAGAGTTGTTCAGGCGATAGGGGCTGCAGCGACTATGGCAAATAGTCAAGGAATTATAACAGGAGTGTTTCCGGCAAATGAGAGAGGTAGGGCCCTTGGAATTACAGGAACCTTTGTGGCACTTGGGGCAATGGTTGGACCGGGACTCGGAGGATTTATAGTCGATGCTACCAGTTGGGAATATATATTTCTAATTAACATACCAATAGGCGTAATAACTTTATTTTATGGATTAAAAATACTTCCTAAAGCAAACAAAACAGAAAAAGGTAAATTGGATGGATATGGAGCATTACTATTTGCATTTACTATAATTCCTTTATTTATAGCTCTGGGTAAGGGCCAAGAAATTGGTTTTACACATCCTATAATTTTGATAGGGTTTTTAATATCAATTGTTTCATTCATACTATTTATATTTGTGGAGAAGAGACGTAAAAACCCTTTATTGGAGCTAAAAATATTTGAGAATAAATTATTTTCACTTTCTATATTTTGTGGATTTATATCTTTTATGGCAATGTTTTGTTCAGTTATTATTCAACCCTTTTATCTTCAGGATGTACTTAAATATTCACCTGCATTTACAGGATTAGTACTTATGGTCTCCCCTTTAGTTTTGTCTGTTGTTGCACCAATCAGTGGGCATTTATCAGATAAAATAGGATCCGAGATTCTAACTTTTATAGGACTAGCAATTAATAGTGTGGGGCTACTTTTAATGTCAACTTTAAATGAGCAAACAAGTCTAATGAGTATGGTTTTTTATATAGTCGTTATGACCATTGGTAATGGTCTATTTCAATCGCCTAATAATTCTTTAATAATGTCCACAGTACCAAAGGATAAGTTAGGTATTGCAGGAAGTATTAATGGACTTGTAAGAAACCTTGGAATGGTATGTGGAATAGCTTTATCAACTGCACTTTTATATAATAGAATGAGTTTTAAAATTGGACATCGTGTGACTAATTATATAGTAGGACGAAATGATGCATTTATATATGGCATGAGAATTGTATATATAACTGCAGCAATTATTTGTTTCATTGGGGCTGTGTTAACTTTTTCAAGATTATATACTAGTAAATCTAAATCACCAGATATGATAAAGAATTAA
- a CDS encoding pyridoxal-phosphate dependent enzyme — protein MRKSGRTPLMRAKKLEKALGISEIYLKLEGANPSGHKYDRISEVLVKDAIANGFKKILVDGSECYIQSVQLFAKLNELEIKVPLFKQEKWKISRIDKSILFDMRDKKDTITRSNLRGIAEKNNMYLMCEWNLNNIISHLVLEDMTRECLERMDFKADTITIQLGLGYTLSSVYSGLIKSWVHEELGKLPELICGSNASWKDSLDEYVRKMQIGGIKGKEKDTVKSNLYMEDDYTGIVATVEKIIMDTRAEMIEIEEIDLKNAANMLRDLEGVMVSRKESYAIAAFIKKVNQGKLSNGKHLIILNDARSEIEVCEIKSFNDKNKEELLEMTRDWLSTYNDSVGETVDAIEKAMKEGFLLIAKRNGEEQGICIVVNMGFERFIPTYHLAYIGVKPGNKGRGVASELIGRAIELTDGNLSLHVDLDNKRAKNLYRKMGFNHVYDRMIYNHPNE, from the coding sequence ATGCGAAAAAGTGGAAGAACACCGTTAATGAGAGCAAAAAAATTAGAGAAGGCATTAGGTATTTCAGAGATATATTTAAAACTTGAAGGAGCTAATCCATCAGGACATAAATATGATCGTATTTCAGAAGTTCTAGTTAAAGATGCTATTGCTAATGGATTTAAAAAAATATTAGTTGATGGGTCTGAGTGTTACATACAATCGGTCCAGTTATTTGCAAAGTTAAATGAACTTGAGATTAAGGTTCCTTTGTTCAAACAAGAGAAATGGAAGATTTCCAGAATAGATAAATCTATTTTATTTGATATGCGTGATAAAAAAGATACTATTACGCGTTCTAATTTAAGAGGGATAGCAGAAAAAAACAACATGTATTTGATGTGTGAATGGAATTTAAATAATATTATTAGCCATCTTGTGCTAGAGGATATGACAAGAGAGTGCCTAGAACGTATGGATTTTAAGGCTGATACAATTACAATACAATTAGGCCTTGGATATACACTCTCAAGTGTATATAGTGGATTAATTAAGAGTTGGGTACATGAGGAATTAGGTAAGTTACCTGAATTGATATGTGGTTCAAATGCGTCGTGGAAAGATTCTTTGGATGAGTACGTTAGGAAGATGCAAATCGGTGGGATTAAAGGCAAGGAAAAAGATACTGTAAAATCTAATTTATACATGGAAGATGATTATACAGGTATAGTTGCAACAGTTGAGAAAATAATTATGGATACACGTGCGGAAATGATTGAAATTGAAGAAATTGATTTAAAAAATGCAGCTAACATGTTAAGAGACCTTGAAGGTGTTATGGTATCAAGGAAGGAATCATATGCAATTGCAGCATTTATCAAAAAAGTAAATCAAGGGAAACTAAGTAATGGGAAACATTTAATTATTTTAAATGATGCAAGAAGTGAAATTGAAGTGTGTGAGATTAAAAGTTTTAATGATAAAAATAAAGAAGAGCTGCTTGAGATGACGCGTGATTGGTTATCTACTTATAATGATTCAGTGGGAGAGACCGTGGATGCTATAGAAAAAGCTATGAAGGAAGGCTTTTTATTAATAGCGAAACGAAATGGTGAAGAGCAGGGCATTTGTATTGTAGTAAATATGGGGTTTGAACGATTTATTCCAACTTACCACCTTGCATATATTGGTGTTAAGCCAGGTAATAAAGGGCGAGGCGTTGCATCTGAACTTATAGGGCGTGCAATTGAACTAACAGATGGTAATCTGTCCCTTCATGTAGATCTTGATAATAAAAGGGCTAAAAATCTTTATCGTAAAATGGGGTTTAACCATGTATACGACAGGATGATATATAATCATCCAAATGAGTAA
- a CDS encoding aminopeptidase, which translates to MDNKLLEKYALLLVKTGINIQKDQTLVINSPIECAAFTRIVSRIAYLEGAREVVVTWRDELSTKIKFMFAPEEIFSEYPDWQRDFYVSSARKGAAFLSISASDPELMKDVNPDRLSKSNKAASTAIKEYRDRMMSNKNVWCVASIPTQAWANKVFPKFSEGDAIEKLWNAIFKTVRVDALDPVASWETHKSNLKKSMDYLNLNNFKYLQYKNSLGTDLKIELPENHLWLGGSDYTPGGVEFIANMPTEEVFTLPKKTGVNGTVVSSKPLNYNGNLIENFSLTFEKGKVVDFKAETGYDILKSIIETDEGSCYLGEVALVPYDSPISNSNILFYNTLFDENASCHLALGKAYPVCIKNGENLSNEELSKLEVNDSFVHEDFMVGTEDLQIIGITADGKEVSVFEKGNFAF; encoded by the coding sequence ATGGATAATAAATTATTAGAGAAATATGCTCTTTTACTTGTTAAGACAGGAATTAATATTCAAAAGGATCAAACACTTGTAATTAATTCGCCTATTGAGTGTGCTGCTTTTACTAGAATTGTTTCTAGAATAGCATATCTAGAAGGTGCTAGAGAGGTAGTAGTAACATGGAGGGATGAATTATCTACAAAAATCAAATTCATGTTTGCTCCGGAAGAGATATTTTCAGAATATCCAGATTGGCAAAGAGATTTTTATGTTTCAAGTGCGCGAAAGGGAGCAGCTTTTTTAAGTATTTCAGCCTCTGACCCAGAACTTATGAAGGATGTTAATCCTGATAGATTGTCAAAATCAAATAAAGCTGCGAGTACTGCAATAAAAGAATACAGAGATAGAATGATGAGTAATAAAAATGTTTGGTGCGTTGCATCTATTCCAACACAAGCTTGGGCAAATAAAGTTTTCCCGAAATTTTCAGAAGGCGATGCAATAGAAAAACTTTGGAATGCTATATTTAAAACAGTGAGAGTAGATGCGTTGGACCCTGTTGCTTCATGGGAAACTCATAAATCAAATCTAAAGAAAAGCATGGATTATTTGAACTTAAATAATTTTAAATATCTACAATATAAGAATTCATTGGGTACGGATCTAAAAATTGAACTTCCAGAAAATCATTTATGGCTTGGAGGATCGGATTATACGCCTGGTGGTGTAGAGTTTATAGCAAACATGCCTACTGAAGAGGTATTTACATTACCTAAAAAAACTGGGGTTAACGGTACTGTAGTAAGCTCTAAACCTTTAAATTATAATGGGAATTTAATTGAAAATTTCTCACTTACTTTTGAGAAGGGAAAAGTAGTAGATTTCAAAGCAGAAACTGGTTACGATATTTTAAAGAGTATTATTGAAACTGATGAAGGGTCATGTTATCTTGGTGAAGTAGCATTAGTGCCATATGATTCTCCGATATCAAACTCTAATATATTATTTTATAACACGCTTTTTGATGAAAATGCATCATGTCATTTGGCTCTAGGAAAAGCATATCCAGTATGTATAAAAAATGGCGAGAATTTAAGCAATGAGGAGCTTTCCAAATTAGAAGTTAATGATTCATTTGTACATGAAGATTTTATGGTTGGTACAGAGGACTTACAAATAATTGGTATAACAGCAGATGGAAAAGAAGTATCTGTGTTTGAAAAAGGAAACTTTGCATTTTAA
- a CDS encoding DUF2179 domain-containing protein yields the protein MLGFIIIFFAKIVEVSLTTIRIVLITRGEKFYGSIIGFFEVLIWLYIIGTMLVGINEAPLKMITYASGFACGNYIGCILEEKLALGLITINAIVSVKDGYTLAELLRKENVGVTIVNAEGLKEEKKMLILHVKRKRKCELIKLISDSHINAVISLMDTKTIYGGYGIRK from the coding sequence ATGTTAGGTTTTATTATTATTTTTTTTGCTAAAATAGTTGAGGTTTCATTAACTACGATCAGAATAGTTCTTATAACTCGTGGTGAAAAATTCTATGGTTCTATTATTGGTTTTTTCGAAGTACTTATATGGTTATATATAATTGGTACAATGCTTGTTGGAATAAATGAAGCACCACTTAAGATGATCACTTATGCCTCAGGCTTTGCTTGTGGAAATTACATAGGTTGTATTTTAGAAGAAAAACTAGCATTAGGCTTAATTACTATAAATGCAATAGTGTCTGTTAAAGATGGTTATACATTGGCTGAGCTATTAAGAAAAGAAAATGTAGGTGTTACTATTGTTAATGCCGAAGGGTTAAAAGAAGAAAAAAAGATGCTTATATTACATGTTAAAAGGAAAAGAAAATGTGAATTAATAAAATTAATATCAGATTCCCATATAAACGCTGTAATTTCTCTAATGGATACTAAAACTATATATGGCGGATATGGTATTAGAAAATAA
- a CDS encoding spore germination protein, producing the protein MKNGDLNVNIDLIRNGLGKQSPIVVKHFYIGSDQPLEAAIIYVNGITNKDIIDRDILNPLMIHIGENLNGRANIGDYLCKRYISMSNTLVESDLNGVVDHLKRGKTAVLINGALEVIIADTTGGVQRAIMEPMNETAAKGPRDGFVENLEVNISLIRRKVKDKNLIIELFNVGSRLQSDLAMVYIDDIVDKHVLEELKKRIEAIDLDAVLSAGKLEQYIEDYAYTVFPQAYSTERPDRAIGNMLEGRIVLIIEGTPMVLVYPAIFMQFFQAVEDYTERTVVSSFVRLLRILAAIIVITLPSIYLTLIKFNVELIPIKFVTPIVQSRVGIALTPFLEIIAMELVVEFLREGGLRLPTKIAQTLSLVGGIIIGDTAIQSKMVSPTTLLIVGITVITTFLIPNYDMSLSIRMLRFPMLVLANVMGIFGIAVGWFLILVHLSSLDSLGVPYFEFHKNDMKDTFIRAPLWKMNKRPEGIPNSDTIRQTDFRNKFKKKR; encoded by the coding sequence ATGAAAAATGGAGATTTAAATGTAAATATAGATTTAATTAGGAATGGGTTAGGCAAGCAAAGTCCTATAGTGGTAAAGCATTTTTATATCGGAAGTGATCAGCCTTTAGAAGCTGCGATTATCTATGTAAATGGAATTACGAACAAGGATATTATTGATAGAGATATATTGAATCCCCTGATGATTCATATAGGAGAAAATTTAAATGGAAGAGCGAATATAGGGGATTATCTTTGTAAAAGATATATTTCGATGAGCAATACATTGGTAGAATCAGATTTAAATGGAGTCGTTGATCATCTTAAAAGAGGAAAAACAGCAGTCTTAATAAATGGCGCTTTGGAAGTGATAATAGCTGACACTACAGGGGGAGTACAACGTGCTATTATGGAGCCTATGAATGAAACTGCAGCAAAAGGTCCAAGAGATGGTTTCGTAGAGAATTTAGAAGTAAATATCAGCCTTATTCGAAGAAAAGTCAAGGACAAGAATCTCATAATTGAGTTATTTAATGTAGGAAGTCGATTGCAGAGTGATTTGGCAATGGTTTATATAGATGATATAGTGGATAAACATGTATTAGAAGAATTAAAAAAGAGAATAGAAGCTATTGATTTAGATGCCGTACTTTCAGCGGGAAAGCTTGAGCAATATATTGAAGACTATGCCTACACGGTTTTTCCACAAGCTTATAGCACGGAAAGACCAGATAGAGCTATTGGAAATATGCTAGAAGGGAGAATAGTTCTTATTATAGAAGGAACGCCAATGGTGCTTGTATATCCAGCAATATTCATGCAATTTTTTCAGGCTGTTGAGGATTATACTGAAAGAACAGTTGTATCCTCTTTTGTAAGACTTCTAAGAATTTTGGCGGCAATTATTGTTATTACCCTACCTTCTATTTATTTAACACTTATAAAGTTTAATGTAGAGCTTATACCCATAAAATTTGTCACCCCCATTGTTCAGTCAAGGGTAGGAATTGCTCTAACTCCATTTTTAGAGATTATAGCTATGGAACTAGTTGTGGAGTTTTTACGAGAGGGTGGCTTAAGGCTACCTACTAAAATTGCTCAAACATTAAGTTTAGTAGGAGGTATTATTATAGGTGATACGGCAATTCAATCTAAAATGGTTAGTCCGACTACCTTACTTATAGTGGGAATTACCGTAATTACTACCTTCTTAATTCCTAATTATGATATGTCTCTTTCTATTCGAATGTTACGATTTCCAATGCTGGTACTAGCGAATGTTATGGGTATATTTGGAATTGCAGTGGGTTGGTTTTTAATTTTAGTTCATCTTTCATCTTTAGATAGTCTAGGTGTACCATATTTTGAGTTTCATAAAAATGACATGAAGGATACATTTATTAGAGCACCGCTTTGGAAGATGAACAAGCGGCCAGAGGGAATTCCGAATAGTGACACTATAAGGCAAACGGATTTTAGAAATAAGTTTAAGAAAAAAAGGTAG